CTGAGGTATACCTACCGCTTTGGGCCAAACAAATGCAGCCCATGGTTTTCCATTAGCAAGCCCTCGCAGAGCTACTGCTTCTGTTATACGCGTTGTATTTACTGTGGATGGTATCATAATAATATGCATGCTAGAAGAATCTGGTGCCGCTCCTAACAACGGAATGCTTATCAATACAGAACCCATAATAAAAATTAACATTCTTATCATGCTGCACCCCTTCTTCTAATTAAAATTTATACTTTTTTGAATCATCTATTTTTACATCAAATCTTGGCACATTGCTATCTATTTTTTACAACAAAGCATGCGACTAAGCAAATGATTCTTACAAATAAGGGGAATACAGGTAGAGGAGCTATCTTTTCTTTTCAACCGTGACTAAGAAAAGATAGCAGTCTATCTTTTCTTAGTGAAACCTCTTAAGAAAAAATAAATAGATGAATCGCGCGTTAAAGTACTATTTTTTATTCAGCAACTGTGTCATCCGTTAAAATAATACCCCGTGACTTAACCGCTTCATCGAGAACACCGTTAATAAACTTATAAGCGTCTTTCTCTGCAAAACATTTAGCAAGCTCAATCGCTTCGTTAATAATAATATTATGCACCACGTCTTTTTGATCTAACTCCCAAAACGCCAATCGTAAAATCAGCTTTGTAGCAAGACCAACACGTTCCAAACGCCAATTATGCAAAAACGGAACCATCTGCTGATCAAGCTGATCTCGTTGATCTATAATAGCTTGCGTAATAACAACTACTTCGCTATCTAATGGAACATCTAAATCAAATCCACGATTAAGCATATCAACAATCGATTCCAAAGAATCTTCATAACTCAATGAATCCATGGCATACAAATAATGAAATATCAACGATCGAATATCTCGACGTGATAACTCTGCATATACATGCGTACCGACAATATCGTCAGTCGTATCAACAGAACAACTCATATAAACACCCACCTAACGTTTATTCAGCTATTATTTTTTAATACGTTCTATATAGATACCTTCTCGGGTGTCTATTTTGAGGAAATCGCCCTCATTAACGAATAATGGTACGAGTACAACCAAGCCAGTTTCCATCGTTGCAGGCTTAGTAGCCGCTCCTTGAGCCGTATCTCCACGCACTCCTGGTGGCGTCTCTTTTACTTCCAACTCCATAAACATCGGCGGAGTAACGGCAATCGGTCTTTCTTTAAAATATAAGACTGTGTATAAAGATTGCTCTTTTAAATAATCGAGCACTTCTTCAATCTGATCTTTATTGAATGCAACCTGTTCATAATCCTCTTGGTCCATAAAGTTATACAGACCTTCTTCGTTATATAAATACTGCATAGTTCTATATTGAAGATTAGGATTATCAAACTTTTCACCAGAACGGAAGGTTTCTTCGCGGATTAGGCTGGTGATCATATTTTTCATTTTCGTACGTACAAACGCGCCACCTTTTCCCGGCTTTACATGCTGGAAATCAAGTACCATGTATGGCTCGTCACGAAAAAGGATTTTAGAGCCTCTTTTGAAATCAGATGTAGAAATCACAACAATTACCTCTTTATCAAAGAAAATCAATCAGAATATCGTTTTTACAGTATAAAAAATGGCATATAAAAAAGCAAACAGTCCAATATATATCCCCTCTTGCTTTTAGCCCCATAAACCTGATAAAAATCAGAATACCAACCCACTTACTGTATAAGGAAGCACTATGAACCTCTTTTTAGATACCGCAAATCTATCAGATATAAAAACATGGCAACCCACCGGACTAATCGATGGCATCACTACCAATCCATCATTATTAAGCAAGGAGACCACTAACCCAACGGCACATTTACGTGAAATATGCTCTATCATGCACCCTCATGATGTCAGCATAGAAGTGACTGAGCAGGAGCCAAAAGCTGTATATGAACAGGCAAAAAAAATAGCCGGACTGGCAAAAAACGTGATAGTTAAGATCCCCTGCCACGTTGATTATCTATCGGTGATCAAACAGTTGGTTAATGAAAACATAAAAATTAACATAACTCTGGTTTTCTCCCTCGTACAAGGGCTGCTGATGTGCAAACTTGGGGTTTATTATATATCCCCGTTCATTGGCCGCCTAGATGATATAGATAGCGATGGTATCGCCCTTATTGAGCAACTGCGACATATGATCGATTTTTATGGCTTTGAAACCAAAATACTGGCCGCCTCCATCCGCCATATACAGCACCTTCATGATAGCGTTCAAGCTGGAGCAGATATTGCAACCGTGCCAAGTGGGATCATTAAAACAGCGATGGCTCATCCATTAACTACTCAAGGTATGACACAATTCAATGCGGATTGGCAAAAACTAGGCATTCGGCAATTTCCATAACCTGCTTTTACAATCGCGCACGTCTCGCATTCTGTGCGTTATACACGGTAAGCGCCATTTCATAAAACCCTCGCACATTCGATAAATGTCTGAGCTGTTCTTGATGTGTTTTCGCCGATCGCACCAATCTCCACGCCACTTCAAGATCTCTTGAGGCACGCATAATATGCTCTGGCCTTATAAGATCATCCGGACGAAGTTTAGCATGAAGCACTTGCGTATCAAGACTCATACGATCATATTGCTCAAATACCTGTGAAGCTACACGGTTCACGCGCGACCCATGGACATTGAAAAAAACAACCGATGCACCAACTAAGGCTAAAAACTTTCTCATATTCATATTATTTCCCTATAAAGCAAAATCGCTATAACCGCGAGCGCCTTGCCCTTTGGTGTATATATTCCCCATACAGCCTCTTATATTCTTCTCCTACCATCTCATCCATTCTTTTTATATCTGATAGACAAGTCTGCTATTCAGACAGCTTTTTAAATAGTTGAAACCTCTGCCATGCACCTTCAACACTTCTTTGAAACTGCTCAATGCGGGGTAAATTTCCATAAGATTTCGGATGCAGATACTAATACATGCTTTTCATACTTTGTATCCCATGATGGGCACGGTAATAGATGGATTCATCTAAAAAATCATATGCTGCTCTTACACCCCCAAAAAAAAGCGCTGCAAAAATGACATATACAATTTTTACACTTTTCATCAAACCTCTCTAATTTTAACACATTTCCTCCATCATTATACAGATAAAAAAGATTCTTTTGCAATATCCTTGCGCGACAATTATTACAATCAGTAAACTATTATTAAGTAAAAATCAACACGCGCCCCCAATGAGGAGAAAATATGAAGGCCCTACAAATAATAATATTAACGATTGCTGTGCATACCAACCTGATACACGGATATCATAAAATTTGCTACTCAAAATATCCATACGCCAACAAGCTCGGGTATCAAATTCCTGCAGAAAGAATCATACAACAAGCATCGTGCCCTAAAAAAATGAAATCCGTTGATTATACTATTTCATGCAACAATGATCAAAAAGGCTGCGTTACCTTAACGGCTCGAGATAAAAGAAGAATTGCAGAATATCTGAAAAATTATAATGATGACACTCCTATAACTGATGCCATGATACAGGAACTACTCAAACAGGGGCTCAGAAAGCAGATGATTGGATGGGTGCTAGAAGATTTTAAATATCATCATGCTTTCCATAACAAGCCTATTTTTGTGTCGCATATACGCTCACAACTCAATCTATGGTAATGCCCCCTTGGCCTAATATAAAAAAAAACGTATTCTTACATGAGTACTGTTTCCTCCTCCTTATTCACAAGGGAATCCGATGCAAATATTTGGTAAAGATACGTTTGTTGATGTAGAAATAGCTGCCATAATGGCTCATGAATCCGATCGTCTTGAACATGAAATTAACCTAATTGCCTCTGAAAACTACACATCTCAAGCTGTAATGCAGGCGACTGGATCAGTACTTACTAATAAATATGCAGAAGGATATTCCGGGAAACGGTATTACGCAGGCTGCCAATATGTCGACGCCGCAGAGACTCTCGCGATAGAACGATGCAAAAAACTATTTAACGCAGAACATGCTAACGTTCAACCACACGCAGGATCACAGGCAAATATGGCTGCATACTTTGCTCTTTTAAATCCAGGAGACACCATTTTGGGAATGTCTTTGGCCGAAGGAGGACACCTTACCCATGGTCACAAGGTTAATTTTTCAGGAAAAATATTCAATGCAATTCAATACACGGTAGATCCAATCACTGGACTTCTTAATTATGATGATATCCAACTGCTTGCTGAACAACACAAACCAAAGCTAATCGTTGCTGGTGCTTCTGCGTACTCTCGCACCATAGATTTTGCTCGCTTTGGCCAGATCGCACAATCAGT
The DNA window shown above is from Candidatus Babeliales bacterium and carries:
- the nusB gene encoding transcription antitermination factor NusB, yielding MSCSVDTTDDIVGTHVYAELSRRDIRSLIFHYLYAMDSLSYEDSLESIVDMLNRGFDLDVPLDSEVVVITQAIIDQRDQLDQQMVPFLHNWRLERVGLATKLILRLAFWELDQKDVVHNIIINEAIELAKCFAEKDAYKFINGVLDEAVKSRGIILTDDTVAE
- the efp gene encoding elongation factor P; protein product: MISTSDFKRGSKILFRDEPYMVLDFQHVKPGKGGAFVRTKMKNMITSLIREETFRSGEKFDNPNLQYRTMQYLYNEEGLYNFMDQEDYEQVAFNKDQIEEVLDYLKEQSLYTVLYFKERPIAVTPPMFMELEVKETPPGVRGDTAQGAATKPATMETGLVVLVPLFVNEGDFLKIDTREGIYIERIKK
- a CDS encoding transaldolase family protein, whose protein sequence is MNLFLDTANLSDIKTWQPTGLIDGITTNPSLLSKETTNPTAHLREICSIMHPHDVSIEVTEQEPKAVYEQAKKIAGLAKNVIVKIPCHVDYLSVIKQLVNENIKINITLVFSLVQGLLMCKLGVYYISPFIGRLDDIDSDGIALIEQLRHMIDFYGFETKILAASIRHIQHLHDSVQAGADIATVPSGIIKTAMAHPLTTQGMTQFNADWQKLGIRQFP